From one bacterium genomic stretch:
- a CDS encoding undecaprenyl-phosphate glucose phosphotransferase has translation MLKQKRQLFEILFLGTDLIAITVAWILSYWLRFESGVIPVDKGVPDFGSYLMMLLFIWVIWAFVFRRMGLYRPMRGVRRIREIWLLLNANALSILLLLSFTYLLREKSVPYSRLVFVYFGVLATVATVLQRSFVRFLLREARRRGYNLRYLLIVGAGNVAGDIATRLRLHRELGFQLVGCLSKTGEESRGPKGVPILGGYDDVAPLIQKLDIDQVMVCLPLEDNALLPGVMEQIGDSLVDVKIVPDIYQFVTLGGEIEEFEGLPVINLRSTQLEGINLVAKRSLDVLLGSLLLVLFSPILLVLAILVKVTSRGPIFFQQERVSVDGSHFSILKFRTMRTDAEEQGPGWTKEGDSRVTVIGGLLRKWSLDELPQLVNVIRGDMSMVGPRPERPVFIKEFRRHIPRYMLRHKVPAGITGWAQINGWRGDTSIDKRIECDLYYIENWSLLLDLKILFLTIFRGFRNRNAY, from the coding sequence ATGTTGAAGCAGAAACGACAACTCTTTGAAATCTTGTTTCTCGGTACCGACCTTATAGCGATTACCGTGGCGTGGATTTTATCCTACTGGCTTCGATTTGAATCGGGAGTTATTCCAGTAGATAAGGGTGTGCCCGATTTCGGCAGCTACCTCATGATGTTGCTTTTCATTTGGGTGATATGGGCCTTTGTCTTTCGACGCATGGGTCTTTATCGACCAATGCGAGGGGTGCGTCGAATTCGTGAGATTTGGCTTTTGCTGAATGCCAATGCGTTATCGATTTTACTCTTACTTTCCTTTACCTACCTTCTCCGCGAAAAGAGTGTGCCATATTCGCGTCTGGTTTTCGTTTACTTTGGCGTTTTAGCCACGGTTGCTACTGTCCTCCAACGTTCTTTTGTTCGCTTTCTGTTAAGAGAGGCTCGTCGTCGCGGCTATAATTTGCGTTACTTACTGATTGTAGGAGCGGGTAATGTGGCAGGGGATATAGCGACAAGACTGCGCTTACATCGGGAGCTTGGGTTTCAACTTGTGGGATGTTTATCAAAGACTGGTGAAGAGTCACGTGGACCAAAAGGAGTTCCAATACTAGGTGGCTATGATGATGTGGCACCACTTATTCAGAAACTGGATATTGATCAGGTGATGGTCTGCTTACCTTTGGAGGACAATGCTCTTCTCCCAGGTGTCATGGAGCAGATTGGAGACTCATTGGTGGACGTAAAGATTGTTCCTGATATTTATCAATTTGTGACACTTGGCGGAGAAATTGAAGAGTTTGAGGGGCTCCCTGTCATCAATCTTCGTTCTACCCAACTCGAGGGAATCAATCTTGTTGCGAAGAGATCTCTTGATGTTTTACTCGGTTCCCTGCTGCTTGTTCTCTTTTCTCCGATTTTGCTCGTATTGGCAATTCTTGTGAAAGTTACTTCTCGGGGACCAATCTTTTTCCAGCAAGAACGAGTGAGCGTGGATGGGTCTCATTTTTCAATCTTGAAGTTTCGAACAATGCGAACGGACGCGGAGGAGCAAGGGCCTGGCTGGACTAAAGAGGGGGATAGTCGGGTGACAGTAATCGGAGGTTTGCTTCGTAAGTGGAGTCTTGATGAGCTTCCGCAGTTAGTCAACGTTATTCGTGGGGATATGTCGATGGTCGGTCCTCGACCGGAGCGGCCTGTATTTATCAAAGAGTTTCGGAGGCATATTCCTCGATATATGTTAAGACATAAGGTGCCGGCGGGTATTACTGGATGGGCGCAAATCAATGGCTGGCGAGGTGATACCTCTATCGATAAGCGAATAGAGTGTGATCTGTACTACATCGAGAACTGGTCACTCCTCCTTGACCTAAAAATTCTCTTTCTCACCATCTTCCGAGGCTTCAGGAACCGAAACGCGTATTGA
- a CDS encoding response regulator: MTSHLRAGTGGERFISKSRDYRALPPFYRTSRFHIRQGKNHFRERGKWSNFFSVLHAFEASVRCMGRDVHRYARKEFVHVRRGMKTVLVVDDDIEFREIFSLMLLELNCAVWQASSTAEAFEILEHEELFDYIFCDLHIPFTLESDSDKYQYSKEVGIRTLSEFSMLYKNDVTLIAISAAEESDQDLVRQRLGCKVPLLGKPIRREQLNMILNDDLSRDIISHISAPNDLSLLVQ, translated from the coding sequence ATGACTTCACACTTGCGAGCAGGAACAGGGGGAGAGAGATTTATAAGTAAGTCACGTGATTACAGGGCCTTACCACCATTTTATCGAACGTCCAGATTTCATATCAGACAAGGCAAAAATCACTTCAGAGAGAGGGGAAAGTGGTCGAACTTCTTCAGTGTACTTCACGCCTTTGAAGCCAGCGTCCGTTGTATGGGGCGAGATGTACACCGTTATGCCAGAAAAGAGTTCGTTCATGTGAGGAGGGGTATGAAGACAGTTCTTGTTGTCGACGATGATATTGAATTTCGGGAAATTTTCTCGCTCATGCTTTTAGAGTTAAACTGTGCTGTTTGGCAGGCAAGTTCAACGGCTGAAGCCTTTGAAATTTTGGAGCATGAAGAGCTTTTTGATTACATTTTCTGCGATTTACATATTCCGTTCACACTCGAATCTGACTCCGACAAGTATCAGTACAGCAAGGAGGTGGGTATCAGAACGCTCTCGGAATTTTCAATGCTCTATAAAAATGATGTTACACTCATAGCAATCAGTGCAGCTGAAGAGAGCGACCAAGATCTGGTGCGTCAGAGGCTAGGTTGTAAAGTGCCTCTTCTCGGCAAGCCAATTCGAAGAGAGCAGCTTAATATGATTCTGAATGACGATCTTTCGCGTGATATCATTTCCCATATCTCTGCTCCGAACGATCTCTCACTGCTCGTTCAGTAA
- a CDS encoding type IV secretory system conjugative DNA transfer family protein has translation MLQLLEIALLQGAQVFFGLPWLTSVVVFGVPAAYLLIKQTSNQDNYLWGIGAAPLMLLIGLHVGASGWTISEIDLLIRTIRTPHPQPPIPLLEPLFSLLVAPASHRFVYEEIFIVLLSGYLVSLVLCSLKEYKYTGSVLGDFSVSSLLQNNNRRPKRSESNELGSADLATRDDILRWTKERTDHTHFPPYTKLNVYDLQGSDGISLKKGHIMIPQGERNRHMLMVAKTGGGKTTKFILPILYDDCLCPHRSTIVLDSKPEMWSKLANFTRKYNPEKELVLFNPLDTVRSLSWNILSKIDDDTDAKLIANTIISATDQPNAKSDSPFFRNNALAILNAIMVGLLNDPEDTMSMPRIHELVQSGMKELGNWIEAHPHALRTAKTFVELARSGSQNADTIMSELSMRLAAWDLKAIRSTTWLNEFDPELLVEKPTLMVVELRESELEMLRPMANVIIVELLRFLTKRAESCPGHKLPRPVGFVIDEFASALGRLPDIHVKLNTLRSRNVSIVAAIQSIAQVKANYGDDSDSVLAGFSTKIFLPPLDLQDSEWASKETGQMTIRFTTQSTGSNRKKVEFFASQNDGTQEQVQQRAVLTPDEIGRPADKIMTFFLPETRPFQGHMEFYFKIPEMLRRINESEEAPELKLREGPIEFEETLPTASSGDGQPSTGGAGGNSGGLPAGISDTRGWNDEQVNEKLTEIKAKLDWENTTGSARKWWEAFENENKHRMALVLRLAEELANRNATITEFFLAYVYSNTDNIQANLFYLDYTRLKKDEEKKKKEAAAQANGDSDNSSTSAAG, from the coding sequence ATGCTCCAGTTACTTGAAATAGCCCTTCTTCAAGGTGCTCAGGTCTTCTTCGGACTCCCATGGCTCACGAGTGTCGTTGTGTTCGGTGTGCCTGCCGCATATCTTCTCATTAAGCAAACGAGCAACCAAGACAACTATCTTTGGGGAATTGGAGCCGCTCCGTTAATGCTTCTTATCGGACTCCATGTAGGCGCCAGTGGATGGACAATCTCTGAAATTGACTTACTCATTCGAACGATTCGGACACCCCATCCGCAGCCCCCAATTCCTCTGCTCGAACCACTCTTCTCATTGCTCGTAGCACCAGCTTCTCACCGGTTTGTATACGAAGAAATCTTTATAGTACTCCTATCAGGGTACCTCGTTTCCCTGGTCCTCTGTTCACTCAAAGAATACAAGTATACTGGTTCTGTTCTTGGCGATTTCTCTGTTTCTAGTCTTCTCCAAAATAACAACCGCCGACCGAAAAGGTCTGAGTCAAATGAGCTCGGTTCAGCAGATCTCGCGACCAGAGATGACATACTACGCTGGACAAAAGAACGCACCGACCACACACACTTCCCTCCGTACACGAAGTTAAATGTCTATGATCTTCAAGGAAGCGATGGTATTTCGCTGAAAAAAGGCCACATCATGATACCTCAAGGGGAGCGTAACCGACACATGCTCATGGTTGCCAAGACTGGTGGTGGTAAAACAACAAAGTTTATTCTTCCAATTCTCTATGATGATTGTCTATGCCCACACCGGTCAACCATCGTACTCGATTCCAAGCCAGAAATGTGGTCAAAGCTCGCGAACTTCACCCGCAAGTATAACCCAGAGAAAGAACTGGTTCTGTTCAATCCTCTTGATACCGTGAGAAGTCTGAGTTGGAACATCCTCTCAAAGATTGACGATGATACGGATGCGAAGTTAATTGCAAACACTATTATCTCGGCAACCGATCAACCAAACGCAAAGTCCGACAGCCCCTTTTTCCGCAATAATGCGCTAGCTATCCTGAACGCGATCATGGTCGGGCTCCTGAACGATCCTGAAGATACGATGTCCATGCCACGTATTCACGAGCTGGTCCAATCAGGTATGAAAGAGTTAGGGAACTGGATCGAGGCTCATCCACATGCATTAAGAACAGCCAAGACCTTCGTTGAACTTGCTCGCTCTGGATCTCAAAACGCGGACACCATTATGTCCGAACTCTCCATGCGTCTTGCAGCGTGGGACCTTAAAGCGATTCGTTCTACCACCTGGCTCAATGAATTTGATCCGGAACTCCTCGTTGAAAAGCCCACTCTGATGGTCGTAGAGCTTAGAGAATCCGAACTTGAGATGCTACGTCCCATGGCGAACGTAATCATCGTTGAATTACTTCGCTTTCTCACTAAAAGAGCGGAATCTTGCCCAGGACACAAACTTCCACGTCCAGTTGGATTCGTTATTGACGAATTTGCCAGTGCCCTCGGACGCTTGCCCGATATTCATGTGAAGCTCAACACCCTGCGTTCTCGTAATGTAAGTATTGTTGCGGCAATTCAATCGATTGCCCAGGTCAAAGCCAACTATGGAGATGATTCCGACTCTGTACTTGCTGGTTTTAGCACCAAAATCTTCCTTCCTCCCCTCGATCTTCAAGACTCCGAGTGGGCCTCGAAGGAAACAGGTCAGATGACTATTCGCTTCACGACGCAATCGACTGGCAGCAACCGAAAGAAGGTTGAATTTTTTGCGAGCCAAAACGATGGGACGCAAGAGCAAGTACAGCAACGAGCGGTTCTTACTCCAGATGAAATCGGACGTCCTGCAGATAAAATAATGACCTTTTTCCTTCCAGAAACCCGACCCTTCCAAGGTCATATGGAGTTCTATTTCAAGATTCCAGAGATGCTCCGCCGCATTAATGAGTCTGAAGAAGCTCCTGAGCTCAAGCTTCGGGAAGGGCCGATTGAATTTGAAGAAACACTTCCCACTGCGAGTAGTGGAGATGGACAGCCCTCAACTGGTGGTGCAGGCGGGAATAGTGGAGGCCTCCCAGCCGGAATATCAGACACCCGAGGGTGGAATGATGAACAAGTGAACGAAAAGCTCACCGAAATTAAGGCGAAACTTGACTGGGAAAATACTACTGGAAGTGCGCGAAAATGGTGGGAAGCATTCGAAAATGAGAATAAACATCGCATGGCACTGGTACTTCGGCTTGCAGAGGAATTGGCAAATCGGAATGCCACGATCACCGAGTTCTTTCTCGCCTATGTCTACTCGAACACAGATAATATTCAAGCAAACCTCTTTTACCTTGACTACACTCGGTTAAAGAAAGACGAAGAAAAAAAGAAGAAAGAGGCTGCTGCCCAAGCAAACGGTGACTCTGATAACTCTTCAACATCAGCTGCTGGCTAA
- a CDS encoding glycosyltransferase has translation MRGISVVVPVYNESENIALCLEELISVLSPLQEPYEIIFIDDGSSDGTPEILTEAAQNNGNVVLIEFRRNFGQTAAMAAGFEHARYEFVVPMDGDLQNDPAEIGKMIEKIDEGYDLVAGWRKNRQDAFISRKLPSRIANRIISWATGVSLHDYGCSLKVMRSDVAKSIKLYGEMHRFIPALAAEFGAKIAEVPVNHRPRIHGSSKYGISRTIRVILDLLTVKFLLGFAKRPIHLFGSIGLLSGLTGGVILALITIQKFLFHVPLGNRPILLLGILLLILGVQFLAFGLLAEVLTRTYHESQEKPIYHVRRLRRFRSQGESSLPLESLTN, from the coding sequence ATGCGTGGAATTTCCGTTGTCGTTCCAGTTTATAACGAATCTGAGAACATAGCTCTGTGTCTTGAGGAGCTCATATCAGTGCTTTCGCCCCTGCAGGAGCCGTATGAAATCATATTTATTGATGATGGATCTTCAGATGGTACCCCTGAAATTCTGACCGAAGCAGCTCAAAACAATGGAAATGTAGTTCTCATTGAGTTCCGAAGGAACTTTGGACAAACCGCCGCGATGGCAGCAGGCTTTGAGCACGCCCGATATGAATTTGTGGTGCCGATGGATGGTGATTTGCAGAATGATCCCGCTGAAATCGGAAAGATGATTGAGAAAATAGATGAAGGATATGATCTCGTAGCGGGATGGAGAAAAAATCGACAGGATGCGTTCATCAGCCGAAAGCTTCCCAGTAGGATAGCGAATCGTATCATATCGTGGGCAACGGGCGTTTCCCTTCATGACTATGGATGTTCCTTGAAAGTTATGAGGAGTGATGTAGCGAAGAGTATTAAGTTATACGGGGAGATGCATCGCTTTATTCCAGCGCTGGCTGCTGAGTTCGGAGCTAAGATTGCCGAAGTGCCCGTGAATCATCGACCTCGAATTCATGGTTCGTCAAAGTATGGAATCTCTCGAACGATACGAGTTATTCTTGACTTACTTACCGTGAAGTTTTTATTGGGATTTGCGAAGCGTCCGATACACTTATTCGGTTCAATCGGATTGCTCTCTGGGTTGACGGGTGGCGTTATTCTCGCACTGATTACTATCCAGAAGTTTCTGTTTCATGTGCCTTTGGGGAACCGTCCAATCCTGCTTCTGGGGATCTTGTTGTTGATTTTAGGGGTGCAATTTCTCGCTTTTGGATTGCTGGCAGAAGTGCTTACCCGCACCTATCATGAGTCCCAGGAGAAGCCGATTTATCACGTCCGACGGTTAAGGCGATTCAGGTCGCAAGGGGAGAGTTCACTTCCATTGGAAAGCCTGACGAACTGA
- a CDS encoding glycosyltransferase family 1 protein, which produces MTRRRPLHICFDARKYQDGGIGVYIRNAIFGLLHHDVRLTVLVNDADPDKFFDSFGGMGIQWPKDFTVLTVKARPFSFSELFTLQFELDWSGFDLFHTPNYLLPFGISCPCVVTVHDLIHIRHPEKASYPFLSAPLLYSSAMRAKSLVCVSRATRDDVLRLCAFHPRVKRKAVVIPNALSPTFQELKNQPDLLRSRFGLTTPYFLSVLSTVKPHKGVEDLLQTFKTLELRAEKSKKKRPQLVLVGQGTENLIKVEQLLRSADELRDVRLLGAVSQGELRQLYKQARALIVPSFREGYCLPVIEAQSVGTPVISRPVPAVLENLSPQDTVCDDFSLDSLIGAIEQFMADEESPERADLEGVLSHWRRDFAERVNPIRIGDKLVTHYAECVSQRDDKSNSEIVLEEREVA; this is translated from the coding sequence ATGACGCGAAGGAGACCGCTTCATATTTGCTTTGATGCTCGTAAATACCAAGACGGGGGCATCGGGGTCTATATCCGAAACGCAATATTCGGATTGCTGCACCATGACGTGCGCCTCACCGTTCTTGTTAACGATGCTGATCCCGACAAATTCTTCGATTCTTTCGGTGGTATGGGCATTCAGTGGCCAAAAGATTTCACCGTCTTGACGGTGAAGGCGAGGCCATTTTCTTTCTCGGAATTATTTACCCTTCAGTTTGAACTCGACTGGAGCGGCTTTGACCTCTTTCATACTCCTAATTATTTGTTGCCCTTCGGTATATCTTGCCCGTGTGTCGTGACAGTCCACGATCTGATTCACATTCGACACCCTGAGAAAGCATCGTACCCATTCCTTTCGGCACCTCTTCTCTATTCGTCGGCAATGCGCGCGAAGAGTCTCGTGTGCGTTAGTCGGGCAACCCGAGATGATGTCCTTCGACTCTGTGCCTTTCATCCGAGGGTAAAGCGAAAGGCAGTCGTCATTCCAAATGCGCTCTCGCCCACATTTCAGGAGCTAAAGAATCAGCCAGATCTCTTGCGCTCACGTTTTGGTCTGACAACTCCGTACTTTCTGAGTGTGCTCTCTACTGTTAAGCCGCATAAGGGGGTTGAGGATTTATTGCAGACCTTTAAGACCCTGGAATTGCGCGCGGAGAAATCCAAGAAAAAGCGCCCACAACTTGTGTTGGTGGGGCAGGGCACTGAGAATCTGATTAAGGTAGAACAGCTCTTGCGCTCCGCAGATGAATTAAGGGATGTGCGTCTTTTGGGAGCGGTCTCACAGGGCGAGCTTCGACAACTCTACAAACAGGCTCGAGCGCTGATTGTTCCATCTTTTCGCGAGGGATACTGTCTGCCAGTTATTGAAGCGCAATCGGTAGGGACACCAGTAATTTCACGCCCGGTTCCAGCGGTGTTGGAGAATCTCTCACCGCAAGATACCGTATGCGATGATTTCTCACTTGATAGCCTCATAGGAGCAATCGAGCAGTTCATGGCTGATGAGGAGAGTCCGGAAAGAGCCGACCTCGAAGGTGTTCTTAGTCACTGGAGGAGAGATTTTGCGGAACGAGTAAATCCTATTCGTATTGGAGATAAACTCGTCACACACTATGCAGAATGTGTTTCGCAACGAGATGATAAATCAAATTCAGAAATCGTGTTAGAAGAGCGAGAGGTAGCATAG
- a CDS encoding glycosyltransferase codes for MKIAILGTRGIPGRYGGFETFAEELSKRLVGRGHEVTVFGRTRCFPYERVRDVDGVKRVNTWTWFGKHAETPLSSLTAFIYLIFFRVDVIVLCNAANSVFASIARLFGMPVIINVDGIERKRSKWGILGRWWYRLGEVSSLLFGSKVVADAYSIGDYYATHYGFSVERIAYGAKGLPAENSDILEEFCLLPKNYILYVSRLEPENNALGVVQAYEASGVEIPLVVVGDAPYAAEYIERVKSAAGPRVVFTGYQFGDAYRALQNNCLLYVQATEVGGTHPALIEAMAYGSAILANGVPEHFEVLGGAGLYYPKNDFKRLADLMHYLASSPERVSAFGKEAKRRASELFNWDTITDAYEQLCAKVLN; via the coding sequence GTGAAGATAGCAATTCTTGGGACTCGAGGGATACCAGGTCGTTACGGAGGCTTCGAAACCTTCGCTGAAGAACTCTCAAAGCGTTTGGTTGGTCGGGGTCATGAAGTGACCGTCTTTGGCCGTACGAGATGTTTCCCATATGAACGAGTTCGTGATGTTGATGGAGTGAAGCGGGTTAATACGTGGACCTGGTTTGGAAAACATGCCGAAACTCCTTTGAGTTCTTTAACGGCATTTATCTACCTCATATTTTTTCGAGTTGATGTCATTGTCCTTTGCAATGCCGCAAATAGTGTCTTTGCTTCTATCGCCCGACTTTTCGGAATGCCAGTGATTATTAATGTTGATGGCATTGAGCGGAAGCGGAGCAAGTGGGGCATCCTTGGAAGGTGGTGGTATCGGCTGGGAGAGGTCAGCTCGTTGTTGTTTGGCTCGAAGGTTGTCGCTGATGCCTATTCGATAGGGGATTATTATGCAACGCACTATGGTTTTTCTGTAGAGCGGATTGCGTACGGTGCCAAGGGTCTTCCAGCAGAGAATAGTGATATCCTTGAAGAGTTTTGCTTGCTGCCAAAGAATTATATTTTGTATGTGAGCCGTCTTGAGCCAGAAAATAATGCACTTGGGGTCGTTCAAGCCTATGAAGCTTCAGGAGTGGAGATACCGCTCGTAGTCGTGGGAGATGCCCCGTACGCGGCGGAGTATATCGAAAGAGTGAAATCAGCGGCTGGTCCGCGAGTTGTCTTTACGGGGTATCAGTTTGGAGATGCGTATCGAGCGCTGCAAAATAACTGTCTGTTGTACGTACAGGCGACTGAGGTGGGTGGTACTCATCCTGCCCTGATTGAAGCGATGGCTTATGGAAGTGCTATTCTGGCGAATGGTGTCCCGGAACACTTTGAGGTTCTCGGCGGGGCGGGTCTCTACTATCCGAAGAATGATTTTAAGCGCTTAGCGGACTTGATGCACTATCTGGCCAGCTCTCCTGAACGCGTTAGCGCTTTTGGTAAAGAGGCCAAGCGTAGAGCCAGTGAGTTATTCAACTGGGATACGATCACGGACGCTTACGAGCAGCTATGCGCTAAAGTGCTGAATTAG
- a CDS encoding glycosyltransferase family 4 protein — MRVALVHDWITGMRGGERCLAEFLSMYPDADIYTLVHEPGVTTPEIDRRVRGTSWLQRFPRLRKRYRLFLPLFPLLARSIKVQDYDLVISLSHAIAKNASYKNVGCHVCFCFTPMRYIWDMAPFYLGRTISILCAPFIALLRGWDRRGASQVDHFVGISRFIAARIRKFYSRKADVLYPPVMNKWETSVPMQDLKQRPFLYAGAFVPYKGVEHIIEAFNELQLPLWCVGSGPLEEELKRKAGDNVSFLGAVTDCELGELYQKARALIFPAKEDFGIIPIEALLSGTPVIAGYHGATRETIPGWRWWLGEAWNSTVHAGVFFPIREHGQRLEESEYPRLLVSALRQFISIEGECKAETAIHHGRKFSLTAFQQGWIELLKKKGIAAPEAFEQCDEEQAMTRADSTSDVQQIEAPIRKVLNRC, encoded by the coding sequence ATGAGAGTAGCGCTGGTACATGATTGGATCACTGGAATGAGAGGCGGGGAGCGGTGTCTTGCCGAGTTCCTTTCGATGTATCCGGACGCTGATATTTATACTCTGGTGCATGAGCCAGGTGTAACAACTCCTGAAATTGATAGACGAGTACGTGGCACATCGTGGTTGCAGAGATTTCCACGCCTTCGAAAGCGCTATCGACTCTTCCTCCCTTTATTTCCACTGTTGGCGCGTTCTATCAAAGTCCAAGACTACGACCTCGTAATTTCGTTAAGCCATGCGATTGCAAAAAATGCTTCGTATAAAAACGTTGGCTGCCATGTTTGCTTCTGTTTCACCCCAATGCGTTATATCTGGGACATGGCGCCCTTTTACCTTGGACGGACGATTTCAATCCTCTGTGCACCGTTCATTGCACTGTTAAGGGGGTGGGACAGGCGTGGTGCGTCTCAAGTTGATCATTTTGTTGGTATTAGTCGATTCATTGCAGCTCGTATAAGAAAGTTCTATTCGAGAAAAGCAGATGTTTTATATCCGCCGGTTATGAATAAATGGGAAACATCGGTACCGATGCAAGACCTGAAGCAGCGGCCATTCCTTTATGCCGGTGCATTCGTGCCATACAAAGGGGTGGAGCATATTATTGAAGCATTTAATGAGTTGCAGTTACCGCTCTGGTGTGTTGGTTCTGGTCCGCTTGAGGAAGAACTCAAGCGAAAAGCGGGTGACAATGTCTCCTTTCTCGGTGCAGTTACAGATTGTGAACTTGGGGAGTTATATCAGAAGGCTCGGGCGTTGATTTTTCCCGCGAAGGAAGACTTTGGGATTATACCTATAGAGGCTCTTTTGAGTGGAACTCCTGTAATTGCTGGGTATCATGGAGCAACGCGCGAGACCATCCCGGGTTGGAGATGGTGGCTTGGTGAGGCTTGGAACTCTACGGTTCATGCAGGAGTGTTTTTTCCAATTCGGGAGCATGGTCAGCGATTAGAGGAATCAGAGTATCCAAGACTTCTTGTGAGTGCTCTGAGGCAATTTATTTCGATTGAAGGAGAGTGTAAGGCTGAAACAGCCATTCATCATGGACGCAAATTCTCCCTTACAGCTTTTCAACAGGGATGGATTGAGTTACTCAAAAAGAAGGGAATAGCAGCCCCTGAAGCTTTTGAGCAATGTGATGAAGAGCAAGCAATGACAAGAGCGGATTCAACAAGTGATGTCCAACAGATTGAAGCCCCTATCAGAAAGGTATTGAACAGATGTTGA
- a CDS encoding thiol oxidoreductase: protein MTLLKKNLKKAPTVVRKASLGALILTLSLLSLSVKAEDITLLGGELTSFSESSSVLQVTAPNVVGTQSQERQLEGFSLFHTKRIPATGLGPSFIHNSCGACHVQNGRGSVEVNRGRKSAMVIKLGFKGVTESGAPRQIPGFEEQMKVQFTSQRKKQRQLRFRRLPRLRWRTYVGTYPDGNAFSLRKPVLGFRLRGVRKRNMVHSLRMSPGLVGLGLLEAIPEEQILAWSDPEDANSDGISGVPQYVPNRANGNFELGRFGARASHPSLRQQTAAAAFHDIGLTNSLFPDENSQIDLGDFDLDTLTLYQALSGVPAARDQEQPEVLAGKSLFQIIGCSDCHKMTVTTSEDFPLAPLRSQTIHPFTDLLLHDMGEGLADERSEFSASGREWRTTPLWGLGHLERISEVEQRYLHDGRARSLEEAILWHGGEASPSRGKFMTLTKEERDNLVAFLQSL from the coding sequence ATGACACTGCTTAAAAAAAATCTGAAGAAGGCGCCTACGGTAGTGAGAAAGGCTTCTCTCGGAGCTCTCATACTGACTCTTTCTCTTCTTTCTCTCTCAGTAAAAGCAGAGGATATCACACTCTTAGGGGGAGAGCTTACCTCTTTCTCCGAATCTTCCTCGGTTCTTCAAGTTACTGCGCCGAATGTTGTTGGGACTCAAAGCCAGGAGAGACAACTCGAAGGATTTAGCCTGTTTCATACGAAACGAATTCCAGCTACTGGACTTGGACCCAGTTTTATCCATAACAGCTGTGGTGCGTGTCATGTTCAGAATGGCAGAGGCTCAGTAGAGGTAAACAGGGGTCGTAAGAGTGCGATGGTGATTAAGCTTGGCTTCAAAGGTGTAACCGAGAGTGGGGCACCGAGACAAATCCCGGGCTTTGAAGAACAAATGAAAGTTCAGTTCACCTCACAGAGAAAAAAGCAGCGGCAACTCCGTTTTCGGAGACTCCCACGGCTCCGCTGGCGGACATATGTCGGAACCTACCCCGATGGAAATGCCTTTTCACTGAGAAAACCAGTCTTAGGATTCAGACTCAGGGGGGTGCGGAAGCGTAACATGGTACATTCGCTGCGAATGAGTCCTGGATTAGTAGGTTTAGGGTTACTTGAAGCAATACCTGAAGAACAGATCCTCGCATGGAGTGATCCAGAAGATGCAAATTCAGACGGAATCTCTGGAGTCCCTCAATATGTACCAAATCGCGCCAATGGAAATTTTGAGCTCGGTCGATTCGGAGCGCGTGCCAGCCATCCGAGCCTTAGACAACAAACCGCTGCTGCAGCCTTTCATGATATCGGGCTCACGAACTCACTCTTTCCCGATGAAAACAGTCAAATTGACTTAGGAGACTTCGACTTAGATACCCTTACTCTTTATCAAGCCCTCAGTGGGGTGCCCGCGGCAAGGGATCAAGAGCAGCCCGAGGTTCTCGCGGGTAAGAGCTTGTTTCAGATCATTGGATGTAGTGATTGTCATAAAATGACGGTTACGACCAGCGAAGACTTTCCATTGGCACCTCTTCGCAGCCAGACCATTCACCCTTTTACCGACTTGCTGCTTCATGATATGGGGGAGGGACTAGCTGATGAGCGTTCAGAGTTCTCTGCTAGTGGTCGAGAATGGAGGACCACTCCTTTATGGGGGTTGGGGCATCTTGAGAGAATCTCAGAGGTCGAACAACGATATTTGCATGACGGAAGAGCTCGGAGTCTTGAAGAAGCGATTCTTTGGCACGGAGGAGAAGCATCTCCCTCACGGGGTAAATTCATGACCCTGACCAAAGAAGAGCGAGATAATCTTGTGGCATTTCTTCAGTCACTCTAG